In a genomic window of Verrucomicrobiota bacterium:
- a CDS encoding DUF192 domain-containing protein, whose amino-acid sequence MLPVMQVGRVRPGAPPEHDVSHPVGGGLGQARPTNNIGIHGTILASRLNLETRPGISHDAVVTFRLRPLLLGLLPILLAGCGPSSAPNSANPASTSGPMASAATNVQTTADGIPLPGKAQPKLPTLKLWMGPKEVTAELALTPKQWAAGMMFRTNMADGEGMLFVFPERTRAAFWMKNTYVPLDGAYVDPEGMILEIHDMKPLNESSIQAGSDQIQYVLEVPRGWFARNGITTNVVIRTERGSLRETFFRNP is encoded by the coding sequence ATGTTGCCGGTGATGCAGGTAGGGCGCGTCCGTCCCGGCGCGCCGCCGGAGCATGATGTTTCGCATCCCGTGGGCGGCGGGCTGGGACAGGCCCGCCCTACCAACAACATCGGGATACACGGCACAATACTTGCCTCAAGGTTGAACCTTGAAACGCGCCCGGGCATCTCCCACGATGCGGTGGTGACATTTCGATTGCGGCCATTGCTCCTCGGGTTGCTTCCCATCCTGCTGGCCGGATGCGGTCCCAGCTCCGCTCCCAATTCCGCCAACCCAGCTTCCACCAGCGGCCCGATGGCCTCGGCCGCCACCAACGTTCAGACCACAGCCGACGGCATCCCTCTCCCAGGCAAGGCCCAGCCCAAGTTACCCACGCTCAAGTTATGGATGGGGCCCAAGGAAGTCACCGCGGAGCTCGCCCTGACTCCGAAGCAATGGGCGGCGGGCATGATGTTCCGCACCAACATGGCGGACGGCGAAGGCATGCTGTTCGTTTTTCCCGAGCGAACTCGGGCGGCATTTTGGATGAAGAATACCTATGTCCCCCTGGACGGCGCCTACGTCGACCCGGAGGGAATGATCCTTGAGATCCATGACATGAAGCCGTTGAACGAGTCATCCATCCAGGCGGGATCGGACCAGATCCAGTACGTGTTGGAGGTGCCTCGAGGCTGGTTCGCCCGCAATGGCATCACGACGAACGTGGTCATTCGCACGGAACGAGGCAGTCTTCGGGAGACGTTTTTCCGCAATCCTTAA
- a CDS encoding DUF1684 domain-containing protein encodes MFSLAQTLAKTIRRTAGMGVLIATASVLLLNAGAAPPAWSVWKQKRMESVAGTNGWITLVGLHWLQEGDNPAGSDSDQLIKLAGQATPGRIGTFFRTREKVRFVAFPGVAASVDGSSVSEAWLRTDKEGKPSVVAIGELRLTVLSRGERLALRVRQSTHPNRRAFQGLEYFEYQPEFRVEGIFVPHRLPKMLPMAVVTGGTTLERSPGKIRFRWQNRDYELDALEDREEGDLFILFRDATNGGATYAGGRYLHAALPGTNGQVVLDFNFAYNPPCAFTPFATCQIPPAQNDLPFAIPAGEKRHRSTSHTIP; translated from the coding sequence ATGTTTTCTTTGGCGCAAACTTTAGCGAAAACGATTCGCCGAACCGCCGGTATGGGTGTGCTCATCGCGACGGCCTCGGTTCTCTTGCTCAACGCGGGCGCGGCTCCCCCAGCCTGGTCGGTTTGGAAACAGAAGCGGATGGAGTCGGTCGCGGGCACCAACGGCTGGATCACCCTGGTTGGATTGCACTGGCTCCAAGAGGGCGACAACCCCGCCGGCTCGGATTCAGATCAGCTCATCAAGCTGGCGGGTCAGGCGACACCGGGTCGAATCGGCACGTTCTTCCGAACTCGAGAGAAAGTGCGTTTCGTGGCATTTCCGGGAGTCGCTGCCAGCGTCGATGGATCTTCCGTCTCGGAGGCTTGGCTGCGCACGGACAAGGAAGGAAAACCATCCGTGGTTGCCATCGGAGAATTGCGCCTGACGGTGCTTTCGCGAGGGGAACGCCTGGCCTTGCGGGTTCGCCAATCCACCCATCCAAATCGCCGGGCGTTTCAAGGATTGGAATACTTTGAGTATCAACCCGAGTTCCGTGTCGAAGGGATCTTCGTTCCTCATCGACTGCCCAAAATGCTGCCCATGGCCGTGGTGACCGGTGGAACCACGCTGGAACGATCTCCGGGGAAAATTCGCTTCCGCTGGCAGAATCGCGACTATGAACTGGACGCGCTGGAAGATCGCGAGGAGGGGGACTTGTTCATTCTGTTTCGCGATGCCACAAACGGCGGCGCCACCTATGCGGGCGGACGCTACCTGCATGCAGCGCTGCCAGGAACGAACGGGCAAGTCGTTCTCGATTTCAATTTCGCGTATAATCCGCCCTGCGCCTTCACGCCCTTCGCCACGTGCCAGATTCCACCGGCTCAGAATGATCTTCCTTTCGCCATCCCCGCGGGAGAAAAAAGGCATCGATCCACCTCTCACACCATTCCATGA
- a CDS encoding dienelactone hydrolase, producing the protein MTTRLAFLWTLGFAMHTFAQDSRPAAADRWMKAAPPVPELEIPASVEAWETRRAGIRATLWKLLGNLPPRPAKPQVKTISREVRPGYIVEKFEFDNGAGATIPGYLVLPEKAAGPVPAILYCHWHGGEYPIGKEEIFRADHTPEPPAPALARRGYAVLCIDAYGFGERNGQGPGGEAEKGGPGEMSASKFQLWWGRSLWGMMLRDELMALDYLVSRPEVDARRVGVTGISMGATRTWWLMALDERLKAGVAVACLTRYQELTAAGGLKYHGIYYFVPGMLAHFDSEAVVACAAPRPLLCMNGDSDAGSPVEGIREIEKRVARVYSLYGNSNSFRSEVHEKTGHVYLPVMWTSMFEWMDRHVRDVALPQ; encoded by the coding sequence ATGACGACCCGCCTCGCATTCCTGTGGACCCTTGGTTTTGCCATGCATACCTTCGCTCAAGATTCCCGCCCCGCGGCGGCGGACAGATGGATGAAAGCCGCGCCCCCGGTGCCCGAACTGGAGATCCCCGCCAGTGTCGAGGCTTGGGAGACTCGCCGGGCCGGGATTCGCGCAACCCTCTGGAAACTGCTGGGCAACCTGCCGCCGCGCCCGGCGAAGCCGCAGGTCAAGACGATATCCAGGGAAGTTCGCCCGGGCTATATCGTCGAGAAATTCGAGTTCGACAACGGGGCAGGCGCAACAATCCCGGGCTATTTGGTCCTGCCCGAGAAAGCAGCCGGACCCGTTCCCGCCATCCTTTATTGCCATTGGCACGGAGGCGAATACCCCATTGGCAAGGAGGAGATCTTTCGAGCCGATCACACGCCGGAGCCACCTGCACCAGCACTGGCGCGGCGCGGATACGCGGTGCTCTGCATCGACGCGTATGGTTTCGGCGAACGCAATGGACAGGGGCCGGGCGGCGAGGCGGAAAAGGGTGGACCGGGTGAGATGAGCGCTTCGAAGTTTCAACTGTGGTGGGGCCGCAGTTTGTGGGGCATGATGCTGCGAGATGAGTTGATGGCTCTCGATTATCTGGTTTCCCGCCCCGAGGTGGATGCCCGCCGCGTCGGGGTCACCGGCATCAGCATGGGCGCAACGCGCACCTGGTGGCTGATGGCCTTGGACGAGAGATTGAAAGCCGGGGTCGCAGTGGCATGCTTGACGCGTTATCAGGAACTCACGGCGGCCGGGGGACTGAAGTATCACGGCATCTACTACTTCGTTCCGGGTATGCTCGCCCACTTTGACAGCGAAGCTGTGGTGGCCTGCGCGGCACCCCGTCCGTTGCTCTGCATGAACGGGGATTCCGACGCCGGCTCGCCGGTCGAGGGCATTCGGGAAATCGAGAAACGGGTGGCTCGTGTCTACAGCCTTTACGGAAACTCCAATTCCTTCCGCAGCGAGGTTCATGAAAAGACCGGCCACGTCTATCTCCCCGTGATGTGGACGAGCATGTTCGAGTGGATGGACCGCCACGTGCGGGACGTTGCTCTGCCACAATAG
- a CDS encoding RNA-binding protein: protein MALTPCIPKLSVVWRRLPSLPYRRRPVGPAGGERGPSMLSTRLVPFVAPQAGQPSKQQAGLSALPRQPGHRQPLDAPALTQQARPRIHIRSAFSFPGAAAMVLLVSGVGPEAGAADSSRAAQTAIVSSPLPSRKASGSNSLFETMPASHTGIDLVHRFPDHAPLALLQDQGAGAGVAVGDYDLDGWPDLFITHYDQGNRLYRNRGNWRFEDVTDRAGVSASGRWCGGTTFVDIDGDGDLDLQVCVLNGPNLLFVNQGNGSFVESARTHGLDFHGASVSMAFADYDRDGDLDAYLVTHRLPTGAGFRLPRSTAEAQRRGILRSRAGQVEVTPPFRESFQVWDKGQGRVELVIAGQADLLFRNEGKGRFTNRTDQAGIRGQDIGLAAAWWDYNEDGWPDLYVSNDYRGPDRLYRNNQDGSFTDTAAAVLPHTPWSSMGVDSADIDNDGHIDFMATDMAARTRARRIITGDNPEKERWFFFASHPKQYARNTLYLGTGLEHVIETAQLTGLDATDWTWSPKWADFDNDGWVDLFVANGMSRDFLHNDLAGRMKERDSPGWRAMPVLKQENLAYRNLGDLRFEPAGAPWGLNQFTASFGAATGDFDRDGDLDLVVMNFGEPLSVYQNHETRNHRIVLRLRALGGNTAGIGTTVSVVTKSGRQVRCLGQSSGFMSASEPLLHFGLGSESTVEQLKVQWPDGSVESFAGLAADRSYSLTQSEGLTPSGSPPTTTPWFQPSRQAEGARHRERIFEDFAREPLLPWKLSQLGPGIAVGDVDGDGDEDFYLGGAAQQAGSLWLLSREGRWERQSMDCFEQDRECEDMGALFFDADADGDLDLFVVSGGVECEPGDAVLQDRLYWNDGRGGFKKAEEGVLPVERDSGSAVVASDFDRDGDLDLFIGGRCVPGKYPATPRSHLWQNNQGRFTDVTEIAAPGLRDTGLVSGAVWSDTDADGWLDLMIAQEWGPVQCYQNDRGRLVDRTREAGLESRLGWWNGIAARDFDGDGDIDFGVSNAGLNTPYPVSNVSPAVLLFGQFGEEAIPQILEAEWESGQLFPRRDRFTLAAVFPFLQERTPTFQSFANAPLTELFSPERLRSARKWEVNTAESGALINDGKARFKFVPFPRLAQSAPAYGIVATDLDADGITDLCLVQNSFSSRPETGRRAGGLGIVLRGVGGGRFTPVPPAMSGLVIPEDAKGMSATDWNQDGWPDLLIALNDGELRTLNHTGHSEHRPLRVILQGRRGNPTAIGARVRMTLNNGSTQTAEVQAGTGYLSQSSPALSFGVPKGLEPAGIEVTWPDGSMHSVRVQAGARQVIVAQKERTP, encoded by the coding sequence ATGGCCCTCACCCCGTGCATCCCGAAGTTGTCTGTCGTGTGGCGCAGGCTGCCCAGCCTGCCGTATCGCCGACGGCCCGTCGGCCCGGCGGGTGGAGAACGAGGCCCTTCCATGCTCTCCACGCGCCTGGTTCCCTTCGTCGCCCCGCAGGCTGGGCAGCCTTCGAAACAGCAGGCAGGGCTGTCTGCGTTACCACGACAACCCGGTCACCGACAACCTCTGGATGCACCAGCCCTCACTCAACAAGCACGTCCACGGATCCACATCAGGAGCGCGTTCTCATTTCCCGGGGCGGCAGCCATGGTCCTGCTCGTGTCCGGCGTCGGACCGGAGGCGGGCGCGGCGGATTCATCGCGTGCGGCTCAGACCGCGATCGTTTCCTCCCCCCTCCCATCAAGGAAGGCTTCCGGTTCGAATTCCCTGTTCGAAACCATGCCCGCTTCCCACACCGGCATTGATCTCGTTCATCGTTTTCCGGATCACGCGCCGTTGGCACTGCTCCAGGATCAAGGCGCGGGCGCGGGCGTGGCGGTGGGTGACTACGATCTCGACGGATGGCCGGATCTCTTCATCACCCATTACGATCAAGGGAACCGGCTTTACCGAAATCGCGGAAACTGGCGGTTCGAGGACGTGACCGATCGGGCAGGGGTGAGCGCTTCCGGCCGCTGGTGCGGCGGAACGACGTTTGTGGATATTGACGGGGATGGCGATTTGGACCTGCAGGTGTGCGTCTTGAACGGACCCAATTTGCTGTTCGTGAATCAAGGCAATGGATCGTTCGTGGAGTCCGCGCGAACCCATGGACTCGATTTTCATGGCGCCAGCGTGAGCATGGCCTTCGCCGATTATGACCGGGATGGTGATTTGGACGCCTACCTGGTCACGCACCGTCTTCCGACCGGTGCCGGATTCCGGCTCCCGCGGTCCACGGCAGAAGCCCAGCGCCGCGGCATTCTTCGATCCCGTGCTGGCCAAGTCGAAGTCACGCCTCCCTTTCGGGAATCGTTTCAAGTTTGGGACAAGGGACAGGGACGCGTTGAACTCGTGATCGCCGGACAAGCCGATCTCCTTTTTCGCAACGAAGGAAAGGGCCGATTCACCAATCGGACCGATCAGGCTGGAATTCGAGGCCAGGATATCGGCTTGGCGGCGGCATGGTGGGATTACAACGAGGATGGCTGGCCGGACCTTTACGTGAGCAACGATTATCGCGGGCCAGACCGCCTTTATCGCAACAACCAGGACGGAAGCTTCACCGACACGGCCGCAGCGGTCTTGCCGCACACGCCCTGGTCGTCGATGGGAGTTGATTCGGCGGATATCGACAACGATGGACACATCGATTTCATGGCCACGGACATGGCGGCCAGGACAAGGGCAAGGCGCATCATCACGGGCGATAATCCTGAAAAGGAACGGTGGTTCTTTTTCGCTTCCCATCCCAAGCAGTATGCCCGCAACACCCTTTACCTGGGCACCGGTCTCGAGCATGTGATCGAGACCGCTCAACTCACCGGGTTGGACGCGACCGATTGGACGTGGTCGCCCAAGTGGGCCGATTTCGACAATGACGGCTGGGTCGATTTGTTCGTCGCCAACGGCATGTCGCGCGATTTCCTCCACAACGACCTGGCGGGTCGCATGAAGGAGCGGGACAGCCCCGGATGGCGTGCCATGCCGGTGCTCAAGCAGGAAAACCTGGCCTACCGCAATTTGGGTGATCTGCGTTTTGAACCCGCGGGCGCGCCGTGGGGCTTGAATCAATTCACCGCCAGCTTCGGAGCCGCCACCGGGGATTTCGACCGCGACGGCGATCTGGACCTCGTGGTGATGAACTTTGGCGAGCCTCTTTCCGTTTACCAAAACCATGAGACTCGGAATCACCGGATCGTCCTTCGCCTTCGCGCTTTGGGGGGCAACACCGCCGGGATTGGCACGACGGTCAGCGTGGTCACGAAGTCAGGACGTCAAGTGCGCTGCCTTGGACAAAGCAGCGGCTTCATGTCCGCGAGCGAACCCCTGCTTCACTTCGGCCTCGGTTCGGAGTCCACCGTCGAACAACTGAAGGTCCAATGGCCGGATGGTTCGGTCGAGTCATTCGCGGGCCTGGCGGCGGACCGATCGTATTCGCTCACCCAGTCGGAGGGATTGACTCCGAGTGGATCCCCACCCACGACAACGCCTTGGTTTCAACCCAGCCGCCAGGCCGAGGGAGCCCGGCACCGTGAAAGAATCTTCGAGGATTTCGCCCGCGAACCGTTGCTTCCTTGGAAGCTTTCTCAACTGGGTCCTGGCATCGCGGTGGGAGACGTGGATGGCGACGGTGACGAAGACTTCTATCTCGGCGGCGCGGCACAACAGGCCGGGTCGCTTTGGTTGCTCAGCCGGGAGGGACGATGGGAGCGCCAATCCATGGATTGTTTCGAACAGGATCGCGAGTGCGAGGACATGGGCGCCCTGTTCTTCGACGCAGACGCGGACGGCGACCTCGATCTGTTCGTGGTGTCGGGAGGTGTCGAGTGCGAACCGGGTGATGCCGTGTTGCAGGATCGGCTCTATTGGAATGATGGCCGGGGCGGATTCAAAAAGGCTGAAGAGGGCGTCCTGCCTGTTGAACGTGATTCCGGCAGCGCCGTCGTCGCGTCCGATTTCGATCGTGACGGCGACCTCGATCTTTTCATCGGAGGCCGATGCGTGCCGGGCAAGTATCCCGCCACTCCGCGAAGCCATCTTTGGCAGAATAACCAGGGACGTTTCACGGACGTGACAGAAATCGCCGCCCCAGGCCTGCGGGACACCGGCTTGGTTTCCGGCGCCGTCTGGTCCGACACCGACGCGGATGGATGGCTCGATCTGATGATCGCGCAAGAATGGGGTCCGGTTCAATGTTACCAGAACGATCGGGGACGGCTCGTGGACCGCACCCGGGAGGCGGGCTTGGAATCCCGGCTCGGATGGTGGAATGGCATTGCGGCCCGCGATTTCGACGGCGACGGCGACATTGACTTTGGCGTGTCGAATGCAGGCTTGAACACGCCCTATCCGGTTTCGAACGTGTCGCCAGCCGTCCTGTTGTTCGGCCAATTCGGAGAAGAAGCCATCCCGCAGATTCTCGAAGCCGAGTGGGAGTCGGGACAGCTTTTTCCCCGTCGCGACCGTTTCACGCTGGCAGCGGTGTTCCCCTTCCTGCAGGAAAGGACGCCTACGTTTCAAAGTTTTGCCAACGCCCCTCTCACGGAGCTTTTTTCTCCCGAGCGGCTGCGCTCCGCGCGGAAATGGGAGGTCAATACCGCTGAATCGGGAGCACTCATCAACGACGGCAAGGCACGATTCAAATTCGTTCCCTTTCCGCGCCTGGCGCAAAGCGCGCCGGCCTATGGCATCGTTGCCACCGATTTGGATGCCGATGGAATTACGGACCTTTGCCTGGTCCAGAATTCCTTTTCTTCGAGGCCGGAGACGGGCCGCAGGGCCGGAGGACTGGGCATCGTGCTGCGCGGCGTGGGCGGCGGCCGCTTCACCCCCGTCCCTCCAGCGATGAGCGGACTGGTGATCCCGGAAGATGCCAAGGGCATGTCCGCTACGGACTGGAATCAAGATGGCTGGCCGGACCTGCTCATAGCCCTCAACGACGGAGAACTCCGAACCTTGAATCACACGGGACACTCCGAACACCGTCCATTGCGTGTCATTCTCCAAGGGCGGCGCGGGAACCCGACCGCAATCGGAGCCCGAGTCAGGATGACGCTGAACAACGGCTCGACGCAAACGGCGGAAGTGCAGGCGGGTACGGGGTATCTTTCGCAGTCGAGTCCAGCCCTCAGCTTCGGGGTGCCCAAAGGGTTGGAACCCGCCGGGATCGAAGTGACTTGGCCCGACGGATCCATGCACTCCGTCCGGGTTCAAGCGGGAGCACGGCAAGTCATCGTGGCTCAAAAAGAGAGAACGCCATGA
- a CDS encoding NAD+ synthase has protein sequence MKIALAQINTTVGDFPGNTEKTLDAYRRAAAEGAELVVLPELTLAGYPPRDLLLRESFVEANLGCLKNLAGQLQGPPALVGFAARSERRPGRSVANAAALLHQGRIQEVRHKTLLPTYDVFDEDRYFEPAETNPVLLAAGRRLGVTICEDLWNDEDFWPERRYCANPAFDLRAQGIDILVNLSASPWHLGKERTRRRMLSELAVKMACPLAYCNLVGGNDELVFDGQSLLLNGQGRILAAGRAFEEDLIVASTEAGEGSGTSSMSDEEAVCRALVLGLRDYVRKCGFKSVVLGLSGGIDSALVASLAAEALGPEQVLGVSLPSRYSSQGSLDDARELAQRLGIRYEVIPIQPPFESVKGQLRDVFGDRPEDTTEENIQARLRGVTLMALSNKFGSLLLTTGNKSEMAVGYCTLYGDMCGGLAVISDVPKTLVYRLARWINRERVIIPEASVTKPPSAELRPNQTDQDSLPPYETLDAILEAYVVEGRSSQFIAAQGHSIEAVRQVVRLIDMSEYKRRQAAPGLKVTTKAFGMGRRIPIAQRYREWQ, from the coding sequence ATGAAGATCGCCCTGGCGCAGATAAACACCACCGTCGGAGACTTCCCTGGCAACACCGAGAAAACCCTCGACGCTTATCGGCGAGCCGCGGCTGAGGGCGCGGAATTGGTGGTCCTGCCCGAGTTGACCCTGGCCGGGTATCCACCCCGCGACCTCCTGCTTCGCGAGTCGTTTGTTGAAGCAAACCTCGGCTGCCTCAAAAACTTGGCCGGCCAACTTCAAGGTCCCCCTGCCCTGGTGGGATTCGCCGCCCGAAGCGAACGCCGTCCAGGCCGGTCTGTCGCCAACGCGGCCGCCCTCCTCCATCAAGGCCGGATTCAGGAGGTTCGACACAAAACCCTGCTGCCGACCTACGATGTGTTCGACGAGGACCGCTATTTCGAACCCGCCGAAACCAACCCGGTGTTGCTCGCCGCAGGGCGTCGCCTCGGCGTCACGATCTGTGAGGATCTCTGGAACGACGAGGATTTCTGGCCCGAACGCCGTTACTGCGCCAACCCCGCCTTCGACCTCCGAGCGCAGGGCATCGATATCCTGGTCAATCTCTCGGCTTCACCCTGGCACCTTGGCAAGGAACGAACCCGCCGGCGCATGCTGTCCGAATTAGCCGTTAAGATGGCCTGCCCGCTCGCCTACTGCAATCTGGTGGGCGGCAATGACGAACTTGTCTTCGACGGGCAAAGCCTGCTGCTCAACGGCCAAGGGCGTATCCTCGCCGCAGGCCGCGCATTCGAGGAAGACCTGATCGTCGCATCCACCGAAGCCGGGGAAGGATCCGGGACCTCGTCGATGTCGGACGAAGAGGCGGTGTGCCGGGCCCTGGTGCTGGGCCTCCGCGATTACGTGCGCAAGTGCGGCTTCAAGTCGGTGGTTCTGGGACTGAGTGGCGGCATCGACAGCGCGCTCGTGGCGTCTCTGGCCGCCGAGGCACTGGGACCGGAACAGGTTCTGGGAGTGTCACTACCCTCGCGTTATTCCTCGCAAGGGAGCCTGGACGACGCGAGGGAACTCGCCCAGCGGCTTGGAATTCGTTATGAGGTGATTCCGATTCAGCCTCCCTTCGAGTCCGTGAAGGGGCAGTTAAGGGACGTGTTCGGAGATCGGCCGGAAGATACCACCGAGGAAAATATTCAAGCGCGCCTGCGCGGGGTCACTTTGATGGCGCTGTCCAACAAGTTCGGCTCGTTGCTTTTGACGACCGGGAACAAGAGCGAGATGGCGGTGGGTTATTGCACGCTCTACGGGGACATGTGCGGGGGGCTCGCGGTGATCAGCGACGTACCCAAAACACTGGTGTATCGCCTGGCGCGTTGGATCAATCGAGAGCGCGTGATCATTCCCGAAGCCTCCGTGACCAAGCCCCCCAGCGCCGAGTTGCGCCCCAATCAGACCGATCAAGACAGCCTCCCGCCGTACGAAACACTGGACGCCATTCTTGAAGCCTACGTGGTGGAAGGACGCTCGTCGCAGTTCATTGCCGCACAGGGCCACTCGATTGAAGCCGTGCGCCAAGTTGTTCGTCTGATCGACATGAGCGAGTATAAACGCCGCCAGGCGGCGCCGGGACTCAAGGTCACCACAAAAGCCTTTGGCATGGGCCGGCGCATCCCCATCGCCCAACGATACCGCGAATGGCAATGA
- a CDS encoding DUF3616 domain-containing protein — MAMIHDTVRIARALGSVAAVGCLLILLRLHAGEPFLGCCGSSAAVMLDDEHFVVADDEDNRLRLYHSTQGGQPIDTWNFDKELKAEKKSVESDLEGAARVGNLIFWIGSHGRNKDGELRPGRHVFFATAIRSRKGKPHLEIHGEPYRNLLTDLDRLPPLAFARLGEAGRLPPKAEGGLNIESLCPRVGGGVWIGLRNPIPGGLALLVPLLNPEQVVQGQPPRFADPVRLPLGGLGLRDMAFDGTTYWILAGPSAGPGSTRLYTWKGGADAPQHRKENRFQGLNPEAIVVQGSNSRSLIVLSDDGGQRVQGKRCENLPKSERQFRAVHVPIP; from the coding sequence ATGGCAATGATCCACGACACGGTCCGAATCGCACGGGCCCTCGGATCGGTCGCGGCCGTGGGATGCCTGCTGATCCTCCTTCGCCTCCATGCCGGCGAACCGTTCCTGGGATGTTGTGGCAGCTCAGCCGCCGTCATGCTGGATGATGAACATTTCGTCGTCGCCGATGACGAGGATAACCGGCTTCGACTGTACCACTCCACCCAGGGCGGCCAACCGATCGACACCTGGAATTTCGACAAGGAATTGAAAGCCGAGAAGAAGTCCGTGGAATCGGACCTCGAAGGCGCAGCGCGCGTGGGCAATCTCATCTTTTGGATCGGCTCGCACGGGCGGAACAAGGACGGCGAACTTCGACCCGGAAGGCACGTGTTCTTCGCCACCGCCATTCGGAGTCGCAAAGGGAAGCCTCACCTGGAAATTCACGGCGAACCTTATCGGAATCTTCTTACCGACCTCGACCGCCTCCCCCCCTTGGCCTTCGCCCGCCTAGGCGAAGCCGGACGGCTGCCTCCCAAGGCGGAGGGCGGACTCAATATCGAGTCGCTCTGCCCGCGCGTTGGCGGTGGTGTCTGGATCGGCCTGCGCAATCCGATTCCCGGGGGTCTCGCTTTGCTGGTGCCCTTGCTCAATCCCGAGCAGGTCGTCCAAGGACAACCGCCCCGCTTTGCCGATCCCGTGCGACTGCCATTAGGGGGCTTGGGCTTGCGAGACATGGCCTTTGACGGAACCACCTATTGGATCTTGGCCGGGCCAAGCGCCGGACCCGGATCCACCCGGCTTTACACTTGGAAAGGAGGCGCGGATGCTCCGCAGCATCGGAAGGAAAACCGGTTCCAAGGCCTCAATCCGGAGGCCATCGTCGTCCAAGGTTCGAATTCCCGTTCGCTCATCGTCCTGAGCGACGACGGGGGTCAGCGAGTGCAAGGCAAGCGTTGTGAAAACCTCCCGAAGTCGGAGCGCCAGTTCCGCGCGGTCCACGTGCCGATCCCCTGA
- a CDS encoding methyltransferase domain-containing protein gives MTTKAVLFDIDGTLIRTGGAGTRAFAQTSELVYGIPRGTDGMKFHGRTDTSLVHEFFQKHGLPSGSSEVQRFLDAYLEFLRDELRRCAGQPCPGIAQALDGLRTLPEPPLVGLLTGNIRAGAALKLEAHGLNGQFELGVFGDEHPIRNELAVLALDKLRRRFGSNLEGREIVVVGDTRADIECAHHIGARCVAVATGGETLAELLAHSPEWAVESLEGCSAARMAAAGTHWEKETDWESLYQAGDTRWDKGAPAPGLIDFLKDHATSFRPDQRVAVPGCGRGHDARAWAEAGFHATGFDLAPSAVREASRTHRSERLEFVQADFLSTPPPAKFDWLFEHTLFCAIPPARRTAYAQSVRAWLEPGGHFLAIHYLQPEDEAGPPHAATVKEVLARFSPDFELIRHWVPRSFEGREGRERCFLWRKL, from the coding sequence GTGACGACGAAAGCAGTTCTGTTCGACATCGACGGAACATTGATCCGCACCGGAGGGGCGGGGACGCGCGCCTTTGCGCAAACCTCGGAGCTCGTCTATGGCATTCCCCGCGGGACCGACGGCATGAAGTTTCATGGACGGACGGATACTTCGCTGGTTCACGAATTTTTTCAAAAACACGGGCTTCCCTCTGGTTCCTCCGAGGTCCAGCGATTTCTCGACGCCTATCTTGAGTTTTTGCGGGATGAGCTTCGCCGATGCGCGGGCCAGCCATGCCCGGGAATCGCTCAGGCGCTGGACGGCTTGCGCACCCTGCCCGAGCCACCTCTCGTTGGATTGCTGACGGGCAACATTCGTGCGGGGGCCGCGCTCAAGCTCGAGGCGCATGGACTGAACGGGCAGTTTGAACTGGGTGTTTTCGGCGATGAACACCCGATTCGCAACGAACTTGCCGTGCTTGCCCTCGACAAGCTGCGCCGGAGATTCGGGTCAAACCTCGAGGGTCGAGAAATCGTTGTCGTTGGCGATACCCGGGCCGATATTGAATGCGCCCATCATATCGGAGCGCGTTGCGTGGCCGTGGCCACGGGAGGCGAGACGCTCGCGGAATTGCTGGCGCATTCTCCCGAATGGGCGGTTGAGTCGCTGGAAGGCTGCTCCGCGGCGAGAATGGCAGCCGCCGGAACCCATTGGGAAAAGGAAACCGATTGGGAATCACTCTATCAAGCGGGGGACACCCGGTGGGACAAGGGCGCTCCGGCTCCCGGCCTGATCGATTTTCTGAAGGACCACGCGACATCGTTCCGCCCGGATCAACGGGTTGCCGTGCCGGGGTGCGGGCGAGGACATGATGCACGGGCCTGGGCGGAGGCGGGTTTTCATGCCACGGGATTTGATTTGGCTCCCAGCGCCGTGAGGGAAGCATCTCGAACGCACCGAAGCGAACGGTTGGAATTCGTGCAAGCAGACTTCCTCTCCACGCCGCCCCCGGCGAAATTCGACTGGCTATTCGAGCACACGCTCTTCTGCGCGATCCCACCCGCCCGGCGAACTGCCTATGCGCAATCCGTCCGAGCCTGGCTCGAACCGGGAGGTCATTTTCTGGCCATCCATTACTTGCAACCGGAGGATGAGGCGGGTCCTCCCCACGCGGCAACTGTGAAGGAAGTGCTGGCGCGCTTCTCGCCGGACTTTGAACTGATCCGTCACTGGGTGCCGCGCTCCTTCGAGGGGCGTGAGGGCCGTGAACGATGTTTTCTTTGGCGCAAACTTTAG